One Mycobacterium sp. 050128 genomic window carries:
- a CDS encoding SPFH domain-containing protein: MEGAVAGLVLLAVLVIFAIIVVAKSVALIPQAEAAVIERLGRYSRTVSGQLTLLVPFIDRVRARVDLRERVVSFPPQPVITEDNLTLNIDTVVYFQVTVPQAAVYEISNYIVGVEQLTTTTLRNVVGGMTLEQTLTSRDMINGQLRGVLDEATGRWGLRVARVELRSIDPPPSIQASMEKQMKADREKRAMILTAEGNRQAAITQAEGAKQAQILAAEGAKQAAILAAEADRQSRMLRAQGERAAAYLRAQGQAKAIEKTFAAIKAGRPTPEMLAYQYLQTLPEMARGDANKVWVVPSDFSAALQGFTKLLGTPGEDGVFRFQPSPVDDVPQHAADADDAEVADWFNTETDPQIAQAVAKAEAIARQPVDGQPGAPPELTQ; the protein is encoded by the coding sequence GTGGAAGGTGCGGTTGCGGGTTTGGTATTGCTGGCCGTCCTGGTGATCTTTGCGATCATCGTGGTGGCCAAGTCCGTGGCGTTGATACCGCAGGCCGAGGCCGCGGTGATCGAGCGTCTGGGCCGGTACAGCCGCACGGTCAGCGGGCAGCTGACGCTGCTGGTGCCGTTCATCGACCGCGTCCGGGCCCGGGTCGATCTGCGCGAGCGGGTGGTGTCGTTCCCGCCCCAGCCGGTGATCACCGAGGACAACCTGACGCTCAACATCGACACCGTGGTCTATTTCCAGGTCACCGTTCCGCAGGCGGCCGTCTACGAGATCAGCAACTACATCGTCGGCGTCGAGCAGCTGACCACGACCACGCTGCGCAACGTCGTCGGCGGCATGACGCTGGAGCAGACCCTGACCTCGCGCGACATGATCAACGGCCAGCTGCGCGGTGTGCTCGACGAGGCGACCGGCCGCTGGGGCCTGCGGGTCGCCCGGGTCGAACTGCGCAGCATCGACCCGCCGCCCTCGATCCAGGCCTCGATGGAAAAGCAGATGAAGGCCGACCGGGAGAAGCGGGCGATGATCTTGACCGCGGAAGGCAACCGGCAGGCGGCGATCACACAGGCCGAGGGTGCCAAGCAAGCGCAGATCCTGGCCGCCGAGGGTGCCAAGCAGGCCGCGATCCTGGCCGCCGAGGCCGACCGGCAGTCCCGGATGCTGCGCGCCCAGGGCGAGCGGGCCGCGGCCTACCTGCGGGCGCAAGGTCAGGCCAAGGCCATCGAGAAGACGTTCGCCGCGATCAAGGCCGGCCGGCCCACCCCCGAGATGCTGGCCTACCAGTACCTGCAGACGCTGCCGGAGATGGCGCGCGGGGATGCCAACAAGGTGTGGGTGGTGCCCAGCGACTTCAGCGCGGCGCTGCAGGGTTTCACCAAACTGCTGGGCACGCCGGGCGAGGACGGGGTGTTCCGGTTCCAGCCGTCTCCGGTCGATGACGTGCCCCAGCACGCCGCCGATGCGGATGACGCCGAGGTGGCTGATTGGTTCAACACCGAGACCGACCCCCAGATCGCCCAGGCGGTTGCCAAGGCCGAGGCGATAGCCCGCCAGCCGGTCGATGGTCAGCCGGGCGCGCCGCCGGAATTGACTCAATAG
- a CDS encoding DoxX family protein — protein MSVLTSPKTYTALGAFHAVDAVLCGVQIAPIRKILDDVGLPENVRPVLPVVKAAAAVGLLSVTRFPALARLTTAMLTLYFVLAVGAHVRVRDKVVNGLPAALFLGLVAAMTVKGPDQS, from the coding sequence ATGAGTGTTTTGACTTCCCCGAAGACGTATACGGCGCTGGGCGCGTTTCACGCCGTCGACGCGGTGTTGTGCGGTGTCCAGATCGCACCGATCAGGAAAATCCTCGATGACGTCGGCCTCCCGGAGAACGTCAGGCCCGTCCTGCCGGTGGTGAAGGCCGCCGCCGCGGTCGGCTTGCTGTCGGTCACCCGTTTCCCCGCGCTGGCGAGGCTGACCACCGCGATGCTGACGCTGTACTTCGTGCTCGCGGTGGGCGCGCATGTGCGGGTGCGCGACAAGGTCGTCAACGGTCTGCCGGCCGCCCTGTTTCTGGGCCTGGTCGCCGCGATGACGGTGAAGGGACCGGATCAGAGCTAG